The Maridesulfovibrio hydrothermalis AM13 = DSM 14728 DNA window TTGCTGAGCACAGTGCTGTTTTTTCAGAGTTGCGACTTAAGTTCCGTGATTTGACTATGAAAAGTTCTGTTGTGTTTGATGTTTTAGCTGTGAAGCTGTCTACCGGTAAAGGAGATGTGGATTTGCAGGATATAAATGAAGGCATAGCTGAACTTGAAAGAGAGCTTTTACATCTGGGGGCTTATAAGCGGGATGACGGGTTGCGTGATGAATTTCTTGAAGCATGGGGAGCCGTTTACGGCTTGCGGAATCTAAGCCTTGAGTTTGCAGAGATGAGCAAGGTCTGCTGCACCGGAGGTGCTTGCAGTGTTCGCTGACGCTTTGAAGACTTTGAAAAAAGAATTTTGCTGGAAATCAATTTCATTTCGCCATGCTGTAAAAGCGGCAATAGCGATTACTGTGGCTATCGTAGCAGCAAGGTTTTTAGAACTGCGTCATGCGGTATGGCTTCCTATCAGCGTTATTGTCATCATGCGGCCTTCGGTCGGCGGCACTTTGCGTATCGGCTGGAAGAGGCTTTGGGGAACCGTGCTGGGGGCATCATTAGGTGTAGGGATTTTGTTTCTTGAGCCGGCGACAGCGGTGCTTGTCTCGCTTATTGCTTTGTCTTTTTTTCTTGTTATTGTGCTTCGTGTTTTCAGCTATACTGCTTTTTCCTGTTTCTTGACTGTAGCTGTAGTTTTACTGCTGGGCGTACTGTTTACTGACGGCTGGCAGTTCGGGGTAGAGCGCATACTTGATACATTTCTTGGTGTCATTATCGGGGTTGTGGCCTCGTTCGGAGTGTGGCCTAATTTGGCACGCAAGAATTTGCGTAAGAAGATTGGAACCCTTGTGGAGTTGCAGAAATCTCATTTTATGATGCTGTCCGAATCATATCTGAAGGGTGGAATAACTGAGGCTGAGCTTGTGGAAAGTCGTATTAAGGCTTCTGTTCAGCTGGATCAGTGCAGAGAGTTTTTTCGGGAGGCGGCGGCAGAACCGGGATTGCAGGGCTGGCAGAGAAGCGAGCTGACCCGCCTGCTTAGAACTTTTACGCGAATGCACAGTCTGCTTATTTCCATGTCTACCATCATCCGCAGGGGCTATGGCGGACCGCTTCCATCTATTGCTGACGGTATGAAAAAGATTTTGAGTGCCACAACGGAATACTATGCATGGCTTGAGTGTTACGCTTTGACTCCGGATGAGTGTTCAGATCAGCCTGACTTTGATAAGGCGATTGACGATTTTATGATCGCAGTAGGTGATGCCCGTATCAAGGGGGATTTTGAAGATGTCCCTATCGAGCGGCGCAATAACATTTCTGCTTTTATCTGGAATATCCGCGCCCTTGGCGGGGAGATAACCCGCGCCGGGAAACGGTTGCATGAGCTGCGTTACGGGCGGGGGTAGTTTTTTTATTGATTGTACTGTCTGTGAGTATGAGCTAATTCGTGTTGATTGCACAAAAGTTGATTATAGATTGATATAAAACAGGAAGGTATTGAATGCTCAGTGATAAGACACCATATACTTTTGACCGTGTGGTGCGAATTGTATTCGGCGCACTCTCGATCTGGATTACTGTACTCCTGCTTGGGGTGCTCAGTGATGTGCTGGTTCCTTTTGCTATAGCATTGACCCTTGCCTACTTGCTCAATCCGCTGGTTAATTTCACCGGAAGGTTTATCAAAAACCGCACTGCTGCGGTGCTGATCACTTTACTTGCTTTGATGCTTCCGGCTGTGAAACTTTTCTGGATGGCGGTGCGTATGGTCGGATCTGAGCTTAGACTTACCGGACAATTGCTTGCAAAGTTGGTCAATGACTCTGATGTAGCAAAGCGTGCGGCTGAATATATTCCGGAAGACATCTGGCAGAAAATACTGGACCTTGCTAAGCAGGATGATGTGCGTTCTTTTCTAAGTGAATCTGGTCTTACTAATATACTGCAAGCCTCGGCGCAAAAAGCGTTGCCCGGCATATGGAATTTGGTGAGCGGGTCTGCTCAGACTCTGGCTGCGCTGGCTGGGATTTTCGTAATTCTGCTTTATCTGGTCTTTCTGCTTACCGATTATGATAAATTAAGCAGCTGGCGTGTTCATATCCCTAAGAATTTCCGAGACAGGGTAAGTTCTTTTGTGGATGAATTTACCAATGTTACCAATCGCTATTTCAGGACACAGGCTTTAATCGCCATGATTATAGGCTGTCTGTTTTCCGCAGGTTTTCTGATTATTAAATTACCGCTTGCGATTCTGTTGGGGATGCTGATCGGTCTGCTCAATATGGTTCCGTATCTGCAAATTGCCGGATTGGTTCCAGCTTTTCTGCTGGCCGGAGTGAGCGCACTGGCAACAGGCGGGAATCTCTGGGCTGCTATGGGTGGAGTTGCTGCGGTGTTTGCTATTGTACAGGTCATTCAGGATGGAGTGCTTGTACCACGGCTGCAGGGGGAAAGTCTCGGGCTGTCACCGTGGATGATACTGCTATCTCTTTCCATCTGGGGAAAGCTGCTCGGATTTCTCGGACTGGTAATGGCCCTCCCGTTAAGCTGTATGGTTCTTGCGCTTTACAGGCAGCATATGATGGAGCGCGGGGAGTTGGTGGAGTAGTGCAGGTTTCTAGCTACCAACCTTTGCGGGGGACAAAAAAGGTACTGCCTGAATGAGAAGATCTAAATAACAGTTATTTTACTTTGACTGGACCTGCTTTTTGAGTTTTCACATATCTTTTTTGAAAGTAAAAAAACGATTAACAGTATACTGTGCAGCAACGACGATGCACAGAGCTGTACCTTTTGCGATAATATTATTAAAAGAACAGTATTCAATAAGTATCAGCATGATGAAGTTTGATGCAACTATGCCGCTTAACCCTATACCAAAGAATATCAGGCAGCGTTTTAAAAAGTTATTATTGATTTTGAAGTTGAATTTATAGTTGCAAATAAAATTATTTAGTATTCCAAGGCATGAACTTACTGTGTTGGCAGTGATGTAGTGTATGCTTAGAGTGTCGTTTAGAATATAAAATGATCCGAAATCAACCACTGCTCCCCATATTCCTATCAAAATGTATAAGATAAGATGTCTATCGATGATATTTTGCATAATAATTTATTACGGTTTTTTAAATATCAGCAATAAGTCTGAATTATATTTATACAATGTGTAGTGGAAAGTATCGGCAATGAGCGGCAGATCGCTGGTGTTGATTGCCGTCTTAAGTGGATTATGTTCGATGTCACGATAGTTTCTTACTCCGCAGCCATAGTAAGGGAGTTGATACTTAAACGCCCACGGAGCATTGGTGTCCAGAGGCCTGAAAATAGGAAATGTTTCGACCAGACGATGGAAATAATGTGAGTTTTGCAGGTTCCCTGAGTAATAGAGTGTGGTTTCCTTGTCAGAGGTGGCGTCATTAATTTTTGAGACAATGGAAGAGATAATAGGCTGATGGTAATCATGTTCAACTTTTACAAGATTTCCGGCTAAATAGCTGAACCCTAATCCGGAAAGCATTACAGGTGCCAACAGCCAGCATAATATCTTTTTGTTTTTAATCGCCCATCCCGGCACAAGGAAAAGAAAGGCTGTGATGCCGCTGAATGAAGTTAAGACCTGTAAACTTGATTTGAAGGATTCCTTTATTACAGCCATGTGTATAAATGAAAAAGAAAATATAATTAATGGTGCAAGAACTGCGAGGGATGAAATAATTTTAAAAACCGGTGCTATGTCGGCTGTAAGAACGTTCTTTTTATATGTATAAGCAACAAAGACAATGCTTATGATAAGTAGCAATGAGAAAAAAATGATCTGTTGCTGACTTAGCGATGAAAATATTAATGCAGACATAGCCCGGCAGTTTTCTAAGAACAGATGAAGTCCGTTTTCCGATAAATCAAGTGTTTGTGATTTGGCTGCTCGACGGGCAATGTTGGCAATAAAGAAAAGTTTCAAGAATAATTTATATGCAATAAAAGCTAATACAAGTTGTAAAATGCGGTTTGCTATGGTTTTAAAAATCCCTTCATATTCATTTTTATAAATGCTGTGTACAAATTCTATCACGGCTAAAGCCATAAAGAATCCTAACGAGGCTTGATAAGAGTTTATGCTTAAGAAAATGCATAAGGCACATGCCGCGTGATATCTGAATATTTTTTTTGTATTCTGCGGCATCTTCAGTGCAAAAGGCACGATAAGCAAGACAAGGCTTAAGGACAGCCCTAAACTATCCAGTTGATATATAAAAAGACGCAATAAAAAGGGGTTAAAAATAAATCCGAAAGCAAGAATTGTTGATATATATGGATTATCCACATCAATGAATAATTTTTTTATCAGCAATCCGCCAAAGGTAAAAACAGGAATAGATAATAATAAAGGCAGCGGGGCGGGAGTGTATATGGTTGTAGCATGCATCAGAAAGCGCATGATTTGTGAAGGAAGCAGACGCCCGTCATCGTCCCATGAGTTTCCTGTCATAATTCTGCAGTAGTCATCATTGTATGGACAGTTTGCGATAATCATCGGCAAAACATAAAGCAGTGTCAGTCCGGCAAATAGCAGAATGAAGCTTTTATCTTCAGTTGTGATCTTAAGGTCTTGCATTGTATCCTCTGAATTGCGCCTATAAAATTTTACGTACAATAAAAATAGGTCTGTTTTTTGTTTCCATGTAGGCGCGTCCCAGATATTCACCTAAAGTACCTATGCCGATAAGTTGCAGGCCGCCTAAAAATGTGACAGCAACCATTATAGATGCATAGCCGGGGACATCAATGCCTAGAAAAATGACTTGGATTAATATTTTCAGAGTTAAAATGAAAGATATGCCCGCCACCAATGCACCAACATAAGTCCAGATACGCAAAGGCACTGTTCCGAAGCTGGTTAAACCTTCAAGGGCAAAGTTCCATAATTTCCAACCGTTGAATTTGGATTCTCCGGCAGCTCTTTCATCGCGTACATAGTCGACTTGTGTGGTTTTAAAACCTACCCAGGCAAAAAGGCCTTTCATGAACCGCTTAGATTCCGGAAGGGTGTTCAAAGCATCCACAACAGGGCGGGAAATTAATCTGTAGTCTCCTACATTGTCAGGTATATGCGGTGTTGAGATTTTATTATTCAACCAGTAAAAGCACCTAGCAGTGAAACGTTTTAAAAAGGAGTCGCTGTCTCTGTTGCTGCGATGTGCCAGAACAACATCAAAGCCTTCCTGCCATTTGGATATCATTTCAGGAATAAGTTCAGGTGGATCTTGCAGGTCTGCGTCTATTGGAATAATGATACTACCATTTGCATATTGCAGTCCTGCAGTCATAGCTGCTTCTTTGCCGAAGTTACGGCTTAAATCAATTATTTTAATTTGCGGGTATGTTTTTTTTAATGCAATGAGATTAATTAAAGTATCATCTGTACTGCCGTCATTTATAAAAATATACTCAGCTTTAATGTTATGTATTTTTTTTATCACTTCAGATACACGTTTCATAAACATGCACAGAACATCTTCTTCATTATATACAGGTATGATAATGGATAGTAATATATTTTTAGACATTAATGCATTCCTTGACTTATTATATTGTATACGTATTTGCGGCTGAGAAAATTATTGTGGATCTATCGGGAAGTCAAGTTGATCACTAGCAGGCATGGGGCAAGTTACCAAGCAGCTTCTATCTGGAAAAGCCGGCAAAGCTGGCGTGTAAATAAATCAGAGGCAATTATTGGGGAATGTGTAGAAACAACCAGTGCGTGAGGGTATCCGCTTAAAAAAAGAAGTGTGTTTGAATTCTGGATTATAGTTTTGATGTTCGGTTTCAGTTAATTGTTTCTTCTGTCGATGTTAAAAGAACAACCCAACCGCGTACCTGCTATCTTATAGCAGGATCAGTATTTGCCTCATATACACAATTGCACAATTTTGATTTCAAAAAAAGTGTACTACGACACTAGGTATTAACAGCCAAGTATATACGGGACTATCCGGGATTAAGCGGGAAGTAGCGGGAAGTAGCGGGAGTTTCGTGAGGTTCTAAGGAAGATTTTGGTTAAATCGTTTTTGACACCCAAAATGCCGTAAACTGTTATTTGCGGCATTTGTTTTTGACAGTACTTATTTTGAAATGATGCTGCGTTATGAAAAAAAGAATTGCTCTGTCCGTTTATTAAATTCTTATTTTGTTTTTCCCTAAAAACAGAACAAAACATTCTTTTTTAGTTTTTAAGTATTGATAAAATAGCAGATGATAGTTTATAACCTAAAAAGTTGCACATACTGCTTTACTAAATGGGCAAAAAGATTACCTTTTTGCCCATTTGTTTTTTTTTAATATAACTGACTAGATCGCCTTTCGATGTGCTTCATTGTGCATACCTTGATCTGGCGCAGCCCTTGCCTTAATCTCGGCCAGCTTTACCCTCAGGTCGCCATTTTCTTTAGTAAGCTCAAGCTTATCTTTCATAAGCTCTCGGTTCTCCTTTACAAGCTCTCTATTATCTTGCCTAAGCTCACGACATTCCTGCCGCAGCTCTTCCAGTTCTCCGCTAGCAGATAAACTTGCGTCAGCAACTGCTTCTTGTACCTGCTCTTGTAGATGATTTCCGGCTTCCCCCCGCTTCATGGGACCTTCACCAAAAAAAAGCCAATCAGAGCATACCCCATAGCTTTTAGCTATTTTTTCTATCCACCCTGAAGGAATTTGTTGCCTGCGTTTAGCGGCAGCAACAGAAGGAGATTTGATTTCTAATATTTTAGCTAATTGCGCATCTGAGCTAGCCCCACATGCCTTCATTATTCGGTTAAGTCTATCTTCAAAGCTGTTCGCATTAACCATAAGTTATTCCGAAATGTTTTGCGAACCACGACAACCCTTATGTTTACCTAACATTACAGTTGGCTACACATTTAATAACTAAAATTTAATACGAAACTACTTTTTAGCTTGCGTAAGTGGTAAAATTTAGCTAAAAGCTAACTCGTGGACGGTTAAAAAAAATATCTCTTTTTCAAACTAGCCCACCACAGAAAAGCGGTCAACATCTGGAGTTGATTAAAGATCAGACAGTGACTGCCCTAACTCTGGGCAGCAAATAGAATAAAATGCAAACACAGCTTTCTTTATTTGACGACACCACCACTAGGCTGGGTGATCTTGATGCAATCATAGCAAGGGCGATGCATCAGACATTTGCTCAGTGTGGCAAGAGCAAAAATGAAGTTGTGGACGCGATGAACGGAGTAGCTGAACGGGGAAGATTTAAACTTACAAAAGGCAATGTAAAGACCCTTACAGCAGCAACTTTTGAAAAGTGGCTGTCAGTAACTTAGAAGCACCACATTCCTGCGACAAGAGCGATTAACACTTTTTGCGAAGTCATAAAGGATCACTGCCCGCTTCGGGTTCAGCTTCAAGTTCACGGAGCCGACATCATGACCGCAGGTCAGTAAGCAAAGTGCGAACTGGGGAACTGTATCTTGCCAACAAGAGATCTAAAAAACGTATTAAAGAGCTGGAGGATGCTTTATGAGTTTCGCCGCTAGTGGCGCTGGTCGATATCGCGACCCTTGGGAAATCCGCAAATTTTTGAATTCTAAAGGAACATCCATGAGCGGTGTGGCTGTTGATATCGGCCTTTCTCCCGTGATTGTACAGCAGACTGTCAAAGGGGTGAGGAACAACAGAAAAGTTTTGGCAAAGCTAAGGGAGCTGGGTTGTCCAGTTGGTGCACTTAGTTTGCCTGAAGATATGAAGGAAAAAGCATCATGAGTTCAAAGCCTTTTACGGTCAAGACGCTTTCACTAAGACCATTGTCGTAGGAACAGTGATCATAAATATATCCGGTGTCTCTTAATTAAATAATCGTGCTTAAAGCAAGCTCGACTTCAGATGAAACCTCCCCGTTAATACTGATGTCACCCGAGCAGGACACTTCAAGAGCACAAATCACTTTAGGCACGGTAAATGATTCATAAAAGGAGCCTATAAATTTGAGCAGTGTATTCATCAAACAGGTCAATATTTAAAGACATATTTCCGGCTCCTTCTTGGTTTGAATCAAAATAGAAGCGTAATTATTTCCCCTCTGCCAGAGGGAGCCGGACAACTCAAACGGAATAATTATGACTCAGGTAAGTATCACATATACGACGCAAGAAGCGGCTGATTTGCTCAAAATCACAAGCCGGGCCGTTCAGCTTCGCGCTAAGCGCGAAGGTTGGGATTGTCAAGAAAGAGCCAAAAGACTTGGCGGCAAGCTCTGGATTGTGCAGTCCATGCCTGAGTCCACCCGTGAACAAATTTCCGCCACCCTTTACCAGCAGATGCAGGCAGAACAGCCAGAGAGCCTTCGAGCACCCAGAGTGCCTGATCTTCCCGCTGTTCTGCCTGTCAATCTCGCTACATGGCAGCGCGAAATCATGGAAGCACGTTTGATATTACTTGAAGAGGTCCGCCGGATTGCACTCATTGAGGGCATCATTAAAGCTGAAAAGCTGTTTGCCAAAATGGCTAAGACCGGGGAACTTTCCCAGTATTATCAAGACCTGATTGCTAAAGCCAACGCTCGCAAGGGCAAGGGACGGGCATTGTCTGCATCTACTCTGCGGAATTGGAGACGCATCAAGAACAAGGAAGGCGCGGAAGGACTTGCACCCAAGGTGACACAGGCTCCGCTTAACAAGCAGTTCCCGGAATGGTTAATGCCATTTCTTCGTGAATGGCGTTTGCCTTCAAAACCGAGCATTTCGCAGATTTATTATGACTTTAAAAACACTTTGAATCTGCCATCCTTGCGCACTGTAGAGCGCAAAGTCGCTGCTCTGGGTGAACTAGAGAAAAACCGTGGAAGGCTTTTGCCGCGCGAAATTAAACGTTTTAAAGCCTTTGTCCGCCGTGATTTTAAAAAGCTTTTACCAACTGACGTTTATACCGCTGACGGCCACACTATGGATATGTATGTGTTGCATCCGGCACACGGCAAGCCGTTCAGGCCGGAGGTTACTTCTATTGTTGATGTGGCAACCCGAAAGTGCGTGGGCTGGTCTATAGGACTGGCTGAAAACTCATGGGGAGTTGCTGATGCCATACGTATGTCGGTGGTTGACCACGGCATATGCGCAATTTTCTACGTTGATAACGGTTCAGGATTTAAGAATACCATGCTCGATTCACCGGGTGTGGGAATGCTGGCCCGGCTTGGCGTAAGCAAAGAGCACAGCTTGCCGTATGCATCACAGGCGCGTGGTTTGATTGAACGGTTCCAGCGAGAACTAATTCGTAACGCCCGGCGCATGCCCGGCTACTGCGGCATGGATATGGACAAAGAAGCCGCGCAGCTTGTCCGTAAAAAGGCACTCAAAGAGATCAAGCATACAGGAACTACACGAATATTCCCCACTTGGGAGCAATTCATGAAAATGATGAAAATGCTTGTAGCTGAATACAATAACCGCCCTCATTCATCGTTACCTAAAGTTGTTGACTCAAGCACTGGCAAAAAACGTAATCAGTCTCCCAATGAACGCTGGGCCGTTTTGAAAACCAAGGCTGACATCATCATTCCCGATGAAACCGAAGCTGCGGATTTGTTCAGACCCTACGAAATCCGCACCGTTAGTCGCTGTGAGATCAATCTTTACCGCAACCGCTATTTTTCCAAAGGACTTGAGGACTACCACAGGCAAGAGGTCCAAGTAGGCTACGACATTCACGATGCCAGCAAGGTCTGGGTGCGTGATCTGGATGGCCGCTTCATCTGTGAGGCCGGATTTGAAGCCAACAGCGCAGATTACTTTCCTATGCCAGTTGTTGAGCAAGCCCGTGAAAAACGTGCTCAGGGCCGCAAGAAGCGGTTACAGGTTCACATGGATGAAGTTGATGCGGAGCTGCACGGTATTGGTGGTGCTCTTGAGGCTGCTCCGGTTGCCCAGAAGCTCAAAATGACTCCGGCACAAGAGGCTATACAGGTCGAGCTTACCCGTGAATTTGAACAGAACAACAAAAGCATAGGCATAGACCTTAAAACAGAGATGCCCGGTGGCGGCAAAGTCATCAATATCAAGCCTGTTAATGACAATCCGATTCCCGCTGATCCCATTGAACGCTACCGCCTTGCCATGCAGTTAGAAGAAAAAATTTCCCAAGGCATTAACGTGAACAGCCGCCTTGCCGTATGGCTGGGCAGCTATCAGAGCCATGCTGAATATATGACGCACAAACAAATGTGTGATGAGTTCGGCGTGGCCGCAATATTAGGATAATTTAAGGAGGATTTATGGCACTGGATGCACACACTGCACCTCTTACTAACGTAACCTTATTTACTGAACTGATGAATCGTTTGGTAAGTACCCCCGTCCACTTGACCCCGCTTGGTGTGTTTTACGGATTCAGCGGTTACGGGAAAACCCGAAGTGCGACTTTTGCCGCTAACAGGCATGGTGCGCTTTACATTGAAGTCGGTGCAAGCTGGACACTTAAGAAGTTCTGCCAAATGGCTCTTAAAGAACTGGGAGTTGTCCCGGCAAAAACTGTGACTGACATGGTTGAACAGCTCATTGAAACACTGGCGATTGAAACACGGCCTTTAATCATTGACGAATTCGACCACATTGCCCGCATGGGAGAGAAAAACGTCAACATCATCCGCGAGATTTTAGATAAAGCCCAGATTCCCGTTGTCCTGATCGGTGAAGAATACCTGCCCAACAGCCTTAAACGCTGGGAACGCTTTGACAACCGTGTCCGTTCTTGGGTTGCGGCGCAACCTGCCACGGTGAATGATGCCAAACACCTTGCCAAACTCTATGCCCCTGATCTGACCATAGCTGATCCGGTAATGGCAGACATGGCAAAACAGGCCAACGGCATTGTACGCCGCATCTGCCACGGAATCGAAACAGTACGTGAAGCAGCTTCACTGCAAGGATTAACGGAAGTGAACCTGAAGGATATTGCAGACATCACTTATTGGCAGACCCGCCCTGCGGCCCGGAGGGCATAATGAGCCGTAAACCTATTGATAAACAAATCGCTGAAAATGCCCCCCGTGGTCAGGAGCATTACTGGAAGGTCATGCAGCAACTGGATTGTGAAGTCGGGTTTACCTTGGACGCGGTCTATCGCAAGACTAACGCTTCAAAGGTTACCGTCAAAGAGTATATCGGCAGGCTGCTCAAAGCCGGATACTTGGAAGTTGCCAGCTCTGAAAAAGACGGCATTATCACCCGTTATCACTACACCATTGCCAAGCGCAGCCGTTATGCTCCCAGAATAAACAGAAGCGGCGTAGAGTGTCCTCCTACCAAGCGGGATATCATGTGGCGCACAATGCGTATGAATAAACGTTTTACTGTTGATGAACTGGTTATCTGGGCATCGCTTCCTGAAGTGACAATCAAGCGAAATGAGGCTTTGGATTATACCAAACATTTAGCCAGAGCCGGTTACCTGAAGATAAGCGGTAAGACCTACAGCTTCATAAAAGATACCGGACCGCTTCCGCCTAAAATTCAAAAGATTAAACAGGTATTTGATCCCAATTTAAACAAGGTTGTATGGAGACCGGAGGCCCAGTCATGAGCCGTATAAGCGCAATTGATACAGCAAAATTGTCATGGGGAAATCCTCCTGACTGGATTCTGGCACTGGGTCAGACTTGTGATGAGCTTAAGTCCCAGCATCAGACGGCAAAGCGGATCGGCTACTCGGCCACCGCAGTTAATCAGTTACTTAAAAACAAATATCCCGGCAATCTCGGCAAAGTCGAAGACAAAGTCAGAGCAGCCCTCATGACTGACAAAGTGGAATGCCCGGTACTTGGAGAAATAAACAGCACGCAATGTCTGGATACGCAAGTACGCCCTTTTAGCGCGGCAAGTTCTCAAAGAGTGCAACTCTGGAAGGCTTGTCAGACCTGTAAACGAAACCTCAACAATTAGGAGTTATTATGAGTGAGACAGGCAGAAAAACAGACAACAGCCCTTTTCAATTGAAAAGAATGGGGCCGCAGAGCCAGAAAGTTACAGACAGCCTTATTGATGCATTAGCCCACCTTGAGCGCGGCAGCATTGAAGATCTCAGAAAAGCCAAAAACCTGCCTGAGATCCGCAGTAAACGGGGTGCGGCTGCTTGGTGAATATGAAAACAGCCAGTCTGGACAGGCATAAGGAGTGATCATGGAAGGCTATATGGAAAATGCCCAAGGACACATGGTGCCCTTGGACCAAGTAAAATAGATCGACAAGCAGCGGCATGAATTGGTTATGGAACTGGTAGGACAGGCCCATATTCAGCGACAGCCTGCAGACAGTCGGATCAAAAGTGTACTTTCGTATTTCTGAACGGCAGGAGGACGGTTCTTATAAATATCTGCCTCTGGATATGGCAAAAATTAAAGCGAAACAGCCCTGCAGAGCTGTCGCCGGAGTATGGCTGCTTCGGCCTGATAAGCAAGCCAGAAAGGAAAATTTATATGAGTATCCGCAACACGTTGATAGCCAAAGTCAAGATCGGCTGTAAGCAGCTCGACCTGACTGATGACCGAGAAGCCTATGAAGCCATGCTGCATAATCTTACCCGCAAGACCTCATGTTCCAAGATGGGGATCAAGGAGCTTGAGAAGGTCATCAAACACATGGAAAGCCGAGGCGCAGTGTTCATCAACAAGGGTAATAAGCGCAAGCACAAGAAATCCACAGACGCACACACCCGAATGCTTTTCGGTCTTTGGACTGAGCTTTATGAGGCTGGCGGTGTTGCCGATCCCAGCCGGGAAGCTCTTCGGGCATGGGTTAAGCGCATGACTAAGAGTGAGGACCATCCTGATGGTGTCAGCGATCCCGAATGGCTGACAACTAAGCAGCTCAACCAGTGCATTGAACCGCTGAAACAGTGGATAGCAAGAATCTCATAGGAAATTACGATGTCTACATCATCATGGCCGCCGTTGTTACAGGAATTGGCCGACACCATAGGTCGAGAACCAGCCCTTGTTCTTGCTGAGGAGTTTGGCGGTGTATCTGAATATATTCCGCTTAATGCCAAGACCGACCATAAGTTTGCTAAACAAATAGGCATGGAACGTATGGACATCCTTTGCCGCACGTATGGAGGTATATGGCTGACTATTCCGCGTGGAATGAATCTGGACCCCAAAAAGCCGCAGATTAAAAAGCTGCTGGGTGAAAAGTCACATCGCCAGATTGCCCGTGATTTGGGAGTTTCGGAGCGGTATGTGCGGTTGGTTGCGAATGAGCAGCCCCGTGCAACGCAGGGAATGTTGCCGGGGCTGTTGGGGTAGGAGCTTTGCTCCGTTTCGGGTAGTTATTCGCCTTTATTCTGAGGTTTGCCTGTAGCCTTTTCAGTGCTGTTCTCGTGTGGCTTCGCTGAATTGGTCGCAGCTGAATGAGAACTGCTTTTACGGGCAACCTCAGTCGGGCGAGGTGGCGGAGAATCTTTTTCCTTTCCTGTCATCCTGATCACCTCCCTTTGCCGCAGGTTGCGAACAATAAAAAAGGAGAAAACTATGTCTTTCACAATGTTTATAGCCATATTTTTCGTTGCTGGATTGTTTCTTCTAATTGATGATTAACGAAATTTTCGTCAACAGCAGGATGGAGATGAAGGCTATAGTAATAAGTACCGAGGTGATAATACCAATGGACATTTTACGCAGCCTGAAACCTATTTTCCCAATTTGTTCTATGTGTTCCCTGATGGCGGAATCAATATTCTGGATAATGGTCGGGTATAGGCAGTAGTCATGTTCTGTTGCCATGTCATACGCAATTTCAGACAGATTTTTTAAATCGCCGAGAGGTATTTTGTTGA harbors:
- a CDS encoding Mu transposase C-terminal domain-containing protein; its protein translation is MTQVSITYTTQEAADLLKITSRAVQLRAKREGWDCQERAKRLGGKLWIVQSMPESTREQISATLYQQMQAEQPESLRAPRVPDLPAVLPVNLATWQREIMEARLILLEEVRRIALIEGIIKAEKLFAKMAKTGELSQYYQDLIAKANARKGKGRALSASTLRNWRRIKNKEGAEGLAPKVTQAPLNKQFPEWLMPFLREWRLPSKPSISQIYYDFKNTLNLPSLRTVERKVAALGELEKNRGRLLPREIKRFKAFVRRDFKKLLPTDVYTADGHTMDMYVLHPAHGKPFRPEVTSIVDVATRKCVGWSIGLAENSWGVADAIRMSVVDHGICAIFYVDNGSGFKNTMLDSPGVGMLARLGVSKEHSLPYASQARGLIERFQRELIRNARRMPGYCGMDMDKEAAQLVRKKALKEIKHTGTTRIFPTWEQFMKMMKMLVAEYNNRPHSSLPKVVDSSTGKKRNQSPNERWAVLKTKADIIIPDETEAADLFRPYEIRTVSRCEINLYRNRYFSKGLEDYHRQEVQVGYDIHDASKVWVRDLDGRFICEAGFEANSADYFPMPVVEQAREKRAQGRKKRLQVHMDEVDAELHGIGGALEAAPVAQKLKMTPAQEAIQVELTREFEQNNKSIGIDLKTEMPGGGKVINIKPVNDNPIPADPIERYRLAMQLEEKISQGINVNSRLAVWLGSYQSHAEYMTHKQMCDEFGVAAILG
- a CDS encoding AAA family ATPase — encoded protein: MALDAHTAPLTNVTLFTELMNRLVSTPVHLTPLGVFYGFSGYGKTRSATFAANRHGALYIEVGASWTLKKFCQMALKELGVVPAKTVTDMVEQLIETLAIETRPLIIDEFDHIARMGEKNVNIIREILDKAQIPVVLIGEEYLPNSLKRWERFDNRVRSWVAAQPATVNDAKHLAKLYAPDLTIADPVMADMAKQANGIVRRICHGIETVREAASLQGLTEVNLKDIADITYWQTRPAARRA
- a CDS encoding gp16 family protein, yielding MSIRNTLIAKVKIGCKQLDLTDDREAYEAMLHNLTRKTSCSKMGIKELEKVIKHMESRGAVFINKGNKRKHKKSTDAHTRMLFGLWTELYEAGGVADPSREALRAWVKRMTKSEDHPDGVSDPEWLTTKQLNQCIEPLKQWIARIS